In one Bradyrhizobium sp. 4 genomic region, the following are encoded:
- a CDS encoding helix-turn-helix transcriptional regulator, translating to MSAEAATFADTLDGLDIGLCLVDAEARLIHANTAGWDMIEARDILHEIRGHLAACDPTVNRTLQHFFAAAGQENAFLGADGIAVPMIGRDGKRHVAHALPLTSGARRLGGVAYSAVAALFVRRAALTIPPRSEVIGKAFKLTPTELRVMLAIVELGGVPEVAAALGVANTTIKTHVRRLFEKTGAARQADFVKLVAGYATPLRKPAECRQSVGATR from the coding sequence ATGTCGGCGGAGGCCGCCACGTTTGCAGATACGCTGGATGGGCTTGACATCGGTCTTTGTCTCGTTGACGCGGAGGCGCGTCTCATTCACGCCAATACTGCCGGGTGGGACATGATCGAAGCGCGCGACATCCTGCACGAAATCCGCGGGCACCTCGCGGCTTGCGATCCGACGGTCAACCGGACCCTGCAGCATTTTTTCGCAGCCGCCGGGCAGGAAAACGCGTTCCTCGGCGCCGACGGGATCGCGGTGCCGATGATCGGGCGGGATGGGAAGCGCCACGTCGCCCATGCTCTGCCGTTGACTTCCGGCGCGCGCCGACTTGGGGGCGTCGCCTACAGCGCCGTCGCAGCGTTGTTCGTCCGCAGGGCGGCGCTCACGATACCGCCTCGTTCCGAAGTGATCGGCAAGGCATTCAAACTGACGCCGACCGAGTTGCGTGTGATGCTCGCGATCGTCGAACTCGGCGGCGTTCCCGAAGTGGCGGCGGCGCTCGGCGTCGCCAATACGACGATCAAGACGCATGTCCGGCGCCTGTTCGAAAAAACCGGTGCAGCGCGACAGGCAGATTTCGTCAAGCTTGTCGCGGGATATGCGACGCCATTACGCAAACCTGCCGAATGCAGACAATCCGTTGGAGCGACACGATGA
- the mddA gene encoding methanethiol S-methyltransferase, whose protein sequence is MISRLLILLYAIVSYVIFTVSFLYALGFVGNYVVPKSIDMSIDRSIDVGNPMDLSVAIVVNLLLMGLFAIQHSVMARPIFKRWSAKFLPPACQRSTYVLLSSLILLLLFWQWRPIPTPVWQASGIAAWLLIGVHWLGWRVAFASTHMIDHFDLFGLRQAFVAFRGSEIPGQSFRTPLLYKIVRHPIMLGFLLAFWATPEMTVGHLLFALANTAYILAALQFEERDLIAEFGATYQDYRRRVPMLLPRLFGRRTEDRQPPRPAGASQ, encoded by the coding sequence ATGATCTCGCGCCTCCTGATCCTGCTCTACGCCATCGTGAGCTACGTGATCTTCACGGTCTCATTTCTCTATGCGCTCGGTTTCGTCGGCAATTATGTCGTGCCCAAGTCGATCGACATGTCGATCGATAGGTCGATCGACGTCGGCAACCCGATGGACCTGAGCGTGGCTATCGTCGTCAACCTGCTGCTGATGGGCCTGTTTGCGATCCAGCACAGCGTCATGGCGCGCCCGATCTTCAAGCGATGGTCGGCCAAATTCCTTCCCCCCGCCTGCCAGCGCAGCACCTATGTGCTGCTCTCCAGCCTGATCCTGCTGTTGCTGTTCTGGCAGTGGCGCCCGATTCCGACGCCGGTCTGGCAAGCGAGCGGAATAGCGGCCTGGTTGCTGATCGGCGTGCATTGGCTTGGCTGGCGTGTCGCGTTCGCCTCGACCCACATGATCGATCATTTCGATCTGTTCGGCCTGCGCCAGGCCTTCGTCGCGTTCCGCGGGAGCGAGATACCAGGTCAATCGTTCAGAACACCGCTGCTCTACAAGATCGTGCGCCATCCCATCATGCTCGGCTTTCTGCTCGCGTTCTGGGCCACGCCCGAGATGACCGTCGGCCACCTTCTGTTTGCGCTCGCAAACACCGCCTACATCCTGGCCGCGCTTCAGTTCGAGGAGCGCGACCTGATCGCCGAGTTCGGCGCGACGTACCAGGATTATCGCCGACGCGTTCCCATGCTGCTGCCGCGTCTTTTCGGTCGTCGGACGGAAGATCGCCAGCCGCCTCGGCCTGCTGGAGCGTCGCAATGA
- a CDS encoding amidohydrolase has product MVRKLKAFAILATGMFVAGVANAEAQQPELNAPDLVLVNGKVLTLDDRSTVTEAVAVADGKIIATGTSASIKALAGARTRVLDVSGKTVIPGLIDTHAHFKAAGLGDYVVSLGRAKTVADALEAIKSFATKKKPGEWIVGGAWHPPSQLAEKRYLTRQEIDSVAPNNPVYLRTVGHFSMANTMALQVVGVDKTTADPSGGKFERDAAGDLTGVLVETAIDRVEKAVPPWTEDDEMRQFTIAEGVLNSFGITSVIEGATEPRDVRTLQKLVAAGKATLRTGVMFRPEPPTDLTAWEAIMSGNGASSGFGDDWLKFAGIKIFYDGGMTLKTALMRDVYPDSHDNYHGITQQTPERLKQLISVCNRYDWRVGVHVVGDLGVDQVLDAFEAADKEKSIRDRRFVLIHASLIRPEQMERAQRLGVRIDFQNVFMWDKGATVERFLGKASADRAVPTRTLIEKMGLNSLGAGTDFPVNPINPFLNMYIMVTRKDPNGNIYGSAEAITREQALRLYSSAASRYNFDEARKGTIEPGKLADIVVLSADYAAVPEEQIKDIKADLTLVGGMVVFQR; this is encoded by the coding sequence ATGGTCCGCAAGTTAAAGGCATTTGCAATCCTTGCTACGGGCATGTTCGTCGCTGGCGTCGCAAATGCCGAGGCGCAGCAGCCGGAGCTTAATGCGCCTGACCTCGTCCTCGTTAATGGCAAGGTTCTGACCTTAGACGACCGATCGACCGTCACGGAGGCAGTCGCCGTCGCGGATGGAAAGATCATCGCGACCGGAACCAGTGCTTCGATCAAGGCGCTTGCAGGCGCCCGGACCCGCGTGCTCGACGTGTCCGGCAAGACCGTCATCCCCGGATTGATCGATACACACGCTCACTTCAAGGCCGCTGGTCTGGGCGACTATGTCGTAAGCCTTGGCCGAGCCAAGACCGTCGCGGACGCGCTCGAGGCCATCAAATCATTCGCCACCAAGAAGAAGCCGGGTGAGTGGATTGTAGGTGGCGCGTGGCATCCGCCCTCACAATTGGCCGAGAAGCGCTATCTCACGAGGCAGGAGATCGATAGTGTTGCTCCGAACAACCCGGTCTATCTTCGCACCGTCGGGCATTTCTCGATGGCGAACACCATGGCTCTACAAGTGGTCGGTGTCGACAAGACCACCGCGGACCCGAGTGGTGGTAAGTTTGAACGCGACGCAGCCGGTGACTTGACCGGCGTGCTCGTGGAGACGGCAATCGATCGGGTCGAGAAGGCCGTACCACCTTGGACAGAAGACGACGAAATGCGGCAATTCACCATTGCCGAAGGTGTGCTGAACAGCTTCGGCATCACCAGTGTGATCGAAGGCGCAACAGAGCCACGTGACGTCCGAACGCTGCAGAAGCTTGTCGCAGCGGGGAAAGCCACTTTGCGCACCGGCGTGATGTTTCGGCCGGAGCCCCCCACCGATCTGACCGCATGGGAAGCGATCATGTCAGGCAATGGCGCCTCCTCAGGGTTCGGTGACGATTGGCTCAAGTTCGCCGGCATCAAGATCTTTTACGACGGCGGCATGACGCTGAAGACGGCGCTCATGCGTGACGTGTACCCCGATTCACACGACAACTATCACGGCATCACGCAGCAGACACCTGAGCGGCTGAAGCAACTCATCTCCGTCTGCAACCGTTATGACTGGCGTGTCGGAGTCCACGTCGTGGGCGACCTGGGTGTTGACCAGGTGCTCGATGCCTTCGAGGCAGCGGATAAAGAAAAATCGATCCGCGACCGTCGCTTCGTCCTCATCCACGCCAGCCTGATCCGGCCAGAACAGATGGAGCGTGCGCAAAGACTAGGAGTCCGCATCGATTTCCAGAACGTTTTCATGTGGGATAAGGGAGCGACCGTCGAACGATTTCTCGGGAAAGCGAGCGCTGACCGCGCCGTGCCGACCAGGACGTTGATCGAAAAAATGGGACTCAACAGCCTCGGCGCCGGGACGGATTTTCCGGTCAACCCGATCAACCCCTTCCTCAACATGTACATCATGGTGACCAGGAAGGATCCCAACGGAAACATCTACGGCTCGGCAGAAGCTATTACGCGCGAGCAGGCCCTACGGCTCTACAGCAGCGCGGCTTCGCGCTACAACTTCGATGAAGCCCGCAAAGGGACCATTGAGCCCGGAAAGCTGGCGGACATCGTGGTGCTCTCCGCTGACTACGCGGCCGTGCCCGAGGAGCAGATCAAGGACATCAAGGCGGACCTGACGCTGGTCGGCGGCATGGTTGTCTTTCAGCGCTGA
- a CDS encoding TrmJ/YjtD family RNA methyltransferase yields the protein MSGTDKSKAGLSLDGPIVILVEPQLGENIGMAARAMGNFALSRLRIVNPRDGWPNIAAQRAAAGADYILDKVELFDTVGEAVADLDLLFATTARPHDQAKPVVGPEAAASEISGHVAAGGKAGILFGRERWGLTNEEVGLANRIITFPVNPGFASLNLAQAVLLVGYEWFKRATSGELPHSMPERSERASQHQMQAFFDNLIRELDRVEFLRPAEKRDTMLVNLRNIFTRMEPTKQDMHTLHGVVMAIAEGRKGPAKGGVLDGEQATRLRALLAEHGQGGGVPDSGSTVRGLARLLRRNPTDAERLLWQALTRDRRFAGGFKRQTPVGRHIPDFVSFPHRIAIELVNTGENETIVADRASRRAWLEARDYRVIEMRAADVERDIEAELVRLQGMIAEGV from the coding sequence ATGTCGGGGACTGACAAGAGCAAGGCGGGCCTTTCCCTCGACGGTCCCATTGTCATCCTGGTCGAGCCGCAGCTTGGCGAAAACATCGGCATGGCCGCGCGCGCCATGGGCAACTTCGCGCTGAGCCGATTGCGCATCGTCAATCCTCGCGACGGCTGGCCCAACATCGCCGCCCAGCGCGCCGCGGCCGGGGCCGACTATATTCTGGACAAGGTCGAATTGTTCGACACGGTAGGTGAGGCCGTCGCCGATCTCGACCTGCTGTTCGCCACCACCGCGCGCCCTCACGACCAGGCCAAGCCGGTGGTGGGGCCGGAAGCCGCAGCTAGCGAGATTTCCGGGCACGTCGCGGCCGGCGGCAAGGCCGGTATCCTGTTCGGCCGGGAGCGCTGGGGGCTGACCAACGAGGAGGTCGGGCTCGCCAACCGCATCATTACCTTCCCGGTCAATCCGGGCTTTGCCTCGCTCAACCTCGCCCAGGCGGTGCTGCTGGTCGGCTACGAATGGTTCAAGCGGGCGACCTCCGGCGAGCTGCCGCACAGCATGCCGGAGCGCTCCGAGCGCGCCTCGCAGCATCAGATGCAGGCCTTCTTCGACAATCTTATCCGCGAACTCGACCGGGTCGAATTTTTGCGCCCGGCCGAGAAGCGCGACACCATGCTGGTGAACCTGCGCAACATCTTCACCCGGATGGAGCCGACCAAGCAGGACATGCACACCCTGCATGGGGTGGTGATGGCGATCGCGGAAGGGCGCAAGGGCCCGGCCAAGGGCGGCGTGCTCGACGGCGAGCAGGCAACGCGGCTGCGTGCGCTTTTGGCCGAGCACGGTCAGGGCGGCGGCGTTCCCGACAGCGGCTCCACCGTGCGCGGCCTCGCCCGCCTGCTCCGCCGCAATCCGACCGATGCCGAACGCCTGCTCTGGCAGGCCCTCACCCGCGACCGCCGCTTCGCAGGCGGGTTCAAGCGCCAGACCCCTGTGGGGCGGCACATCCCGGACTTCGTCTCGTTCCCGCATCGGATCGCGATCGAGCTGGTGAACACGGGTGAGAACGAGACGATCGTCGCGGATCGCGCGTCGCGGCGGGCGTGGCTCGAGGCAAGGGACTATCGGGTGATCGAGATGCGGGCGGCGGATGTCGAGCGGGATATCGAGGCGGAGCTGGTGCGGTTGCAGGGGATGATCGCGGAGGGCGTGTAG
- a CDS encoding cyclic nucleotide-gated ion channel: MRPVPRGRGSADPDLRDRLYELLEHDPLAYSVGSRFIQLIIGVIVLDVVAMILASVPELDAQFGTLFAGITILSVIVFALEYAARLWTVAGHTQRAASALSDRLSYVFSALGIIDLLAFLPAAIVLATGRHATLAALGVLPFFKLVRYSPAMRSLLAAVHAERRALIGCIVILTGAVLTFASLLYAIERDVQPDKLGTIPQAMWWAIVTLGTVGYGDVVPVTALGKFISVFTIISGFAMIALPVAIISTAFAEEVKRRDFVVTWGMLARVPLFSHLSASEIADIMRLLRARTIEQGEILVRRGDAASSMYFITAGEVEIALPNQQVRLADGTFFGEIALLHKTKRSGTVTATRKTRLLVLDAQDFHALIERMPTLAAHVHKTAKARLEGSGDLAVAELAQAEREGTDR; the protein is encoded by the coding sequence GTGCGCCCCGTTCCGCGAGGACGTGGCTCAGCCGATCCCGATCTGAGGGATCGCCTCTACGAATTGCTGGAGCACGATCCGCTGGCCTACTCGGTCGGGTCGCGCTTCATCCAGCTGATCATCGGCGTCATCGTGCTCGACGTGGTCGCGATGATCCTTGCCTCGGTGCCGGAGCTGGATGCGCAGTTCGGTACGCTGTTCGCAGGCATCACCATCCTGTCCGTGATCGTGTTTGCGCTGGAATATGCGGCGCGGCTGTGGACGGTGGCGGGCCATACCCAGCGCGCGGCGTCCGCGTTGTCGGATCGGCTCAGTTATGTCTTCTCCGCACTCGGCATCATCGATCTGCTCGCGTTCCTGCCGGCCGCGATCGTGCTCGCCACGGGCCGGCATGCGACGCTGGCAGCCCTCGGCGTGCTGCCGTTCTTCAAGCTGGTGCGCTACTCGCCGGCGATGCGTTCGCTGCTCGCGGCCGTGCACGCGGAGCGACGGGCGCTGATCGGCTGCATCGTCATCCTGACCGGCGCGGTTCTGACGTTTGCCTCGCTGCTCTACGCCATCGAGCGCGACGTGCAGCCGGACAAGCTCGGCACCATTCCGCAGGCGATGTGGTGGGCGATCGTGACGCTCGGCACCGTCGGTTACGGCGACGTCGTGCCGGTGACGGCGCTCGGAAAGTTCATCTCCGTCTTCACCATCATCAGCGGATTTGCCATGATCGCGCTGCCGGTCGCGATCATCTCGACGGCCTTTGCGGAAGAGGTGAAGCGGCGCGACTTCGTGGTCACCTGGGGCATGCTGGCGCGGGTGCCGCTGTTCTCGCATCTCAGCGCGTCCGAGATCGCCGACATCATGCGGCTGCTGCGGGCGCGCACGATCGAGCAGGGCGAGATATTGGTGCGGCGGGGCGATGCGGCCTCGTCGATGTATTTCATCACCGCCGGCGAGGTTGAGATCGCGCTGCCGAACCAGCAGGTGCGGCTCGCGGATGGCACTTTCTTCGGCGAGATCGCGCTGCTGCATAAGACAAAACGCAGCGGCACGGTGACGGCGACGCGCAAGACCCGGCTGCTCGTGCTCGACGCCCAGGACTTTCACGCCCTGATCGAACGTATGCCGACGCTCGCCGCGCATGTCCACAAGACGGCAAAGGCGCGGCTGGAGGGCAGCGGCGACCTTGCGGTGGCGGAGCTGGCGCAGGCGGAGCGCGAAGGCACCGACCGCTGA
- a CDS encoding NADP-dependent isocitrate dehydrogenase: protein MAKIKVSNPVVELDGDEMTRIIWQYIKDKLINPFLDVELLYFDLGMEYRDETNDQVTIDAAEAIKKVGVGVKCATITPDEARVKEFNLKQMWKSPNGTIRNILGGVIFREPIICKNVPRLVPGWTKPIIIGRHAYGDQYRATDIKFPGKGTLTMKFVGEDGTVIEKEVFKTPGAGVAMQMYNLDDSIIDFARASLNYGLLRNYPVYLSTKNTIMKIYDGRFKDIFQDIYEREFKKEFDAKGLTYEHRLIDDMVASALKWSGGYVWACKNYDGDVQSDTVAQGYGSLGLMTSVLLTPDGKTVEAEAAHGTVTRHYREHQKGKETSTNSIASIFAWTRGLSHRAKLDNNAELAKFANTLEKVCVDTVEEGYMTKDLALLVGADQRWLSTTGFLDKVAENLGKALAA from the coding sequence ATGGCAAAAATCAAGGTGTCCAACCCCGTCGTCGAACTCGATGGCGACGAGATGACCCGGATCATCTGGCAGTACATCAAGGACAAGCTGATCAACCCGTTCCTCGATGTCGAGCTGCTCTATTTCGACCTGGGCATGGAGTACCGTGACGAGACCAACGATCAGGTGACGATCGACGCCGCCGAGGCCATCAAGAAGGTCGGCGTCGGCGTCAAGTGCGCCACCATCACCCCGGACGAAGCGCGGGTGAAGGAGTTCAACCTCAAGCAGATGTGGAAGTCGCCGAACGGCACCATCCGCAACATCCTCGGCGGCGTGATCTTCCGCGAGCCGATCATCTGCAAGAACGTGCCGCGCCTGGTTCCCGGCTGGACCAAGCCGATCATCATCGGCCGCCACGCCTATGGCGACCAGTATCGCGCCACCGACATCAAGTTCCCGGGCAAGGGTACGCTGACGATGAAGTTCGTCGGCGAGGACGGCACGGTGATCGAGAAGGAAGTGTTCAAGACCCCGGGCGCCGGCGTCGCCATGCAGATGTACAATCTCGACGACTCCATCATCGACTTCGCCCGCGCGTCGTTGAATTACGGCCTGCTGCGCAACTACCCGGTCTATCTCTCGACCAAGAATACGATCATGAAGATCTATGACGGTCGGTTCAAGGACATCTTCCAGGACATCTACGAGCGCGAGTTCAAGAAGGAATTCGACGCCAAGGGCCTGACCTACGAGCACCGCCTGATCGACGACATGGTCGCCTCCGCGCTGAAATGGTCCGGCGGTTATGTCTGGGCCTGCAAGAACTACGACGGCGACGTGCAGTCCGACACCGTGGCGCAGGGCTACGGCTCGCTCGGCCTGATGACCTCGGTTCTCCTCACCCCCGACGGCAAGACGGTGGAAGCCGAAGCCGCCCACGGCACGGTGACCCGCCACTATCGCGAGCACCAGAAGGGCAAGGAGACCTCGACCAACTCGATCGCGTCGATCTTCGCCTGGACCCGCGGCCTGTCGCACCGCGCCAAGCTCGACAACAATGCCGAGCTCGCCAAGTTCGCCAACACCTTGGAGAAGGTCTGCGTCGACACCGTCGAGGAAGGCTACATGACCAAGGACCTCGCGCTCCTGGTCGGCGCCGACCAGCGCTGGCTCTCGACCACCGGCTTCCTCGACAAGGTCGCCGAGAACCTCGGGAAGGCGCTGGCGGCGTAA
- a CDS encoding NADPH:quinone oxidoreductase family protein, with the protein MRAILCSSFTGPADLRLSEIDEPKPSGDEILIDVHAASVSFMDQLMVSGLYQMRPPTPFVPGTEASGVVIAVGGEVTAFAPGDRVACSAWTGGYAERMIAKDSKCVLLPEGVAFEAAATVLHNYGTAYYALVERARAQRGETLFVTGAAGGLGLAAVDLGRYLGLRVVAGIGSDDKAALVRNYGASDIVNYRSEHLRDRIKAITGGEGIDIGFDNVGGAIFQQMARSMKWGGRLMPIGFTSGEIPQLPMNLPLLKNYSILGVFVGAWAEKFSLEAARMNATLMQLLAGGKIRPHIDRILPLEEAGEAMRAVANRTVQGRIVLKIR; encoded by the coding sequence ATGAGAGCAATTCTATGCAGCTCATTCACTGGCCCCGCCGATTTGCGCCTCAGTGAAATCGACGAGCCGAAGCCCTCCGGCGACGAGATCCTGATCGACGTCCATGCGGCCTCCGTCAGTTTCATGGACCAGTTGATGGTCTCGGGACTCTACCAGATGCGGCCGCCGACGCCCTTCGTGCCCGGCACGGAAGCATCCGGTGTCGTCATCGCGGTCGGCGGCGAGGTCACGGCATTCGCTCCCGGCGACCGCGTGGCATGCAGCGCCTGGACCGGCGGCTACGCCGAACGGATGATAGCGAAGGACTCAAAGTGCGTGCTTCTGCCGGAAGGCGTCGCGTTCGAGGCAGCGGCGACGGTCCTGCACAATTACGGCACGGCCTATTATGCGCTGGTCGAGCGGGCCAGGGCGCAGCGCGGCGAAACGCTGTTCGTCACCGGCGCTGCCGGCGGACTTGGCCTTGCCGCCGTCGATCTCGGCCGCTATTTGGGTCTGCGCGTCGTCGCCGGGATCGGCTCCGATGACAAGGCCGCCCTGGTTCGCAATTATGGGGCCAGCGACATCGTCAATTATCGTAGCGAGCATCTGCGCGACCGGATCAAGGCGATCACCGGCGGCGAAGGGATCGATATCGGCTTCGACAATGTCGGCGGCGCGATATTCCAGCAGATGGCCCGGTCGATGAAGTGGGGCGGAAGGCTGATGCCGATCGGCTTCACCAGCGGCGAGATTCCCCAGCTCCCAATGAACCTTCCGCTGCTGAAGAACTATTCCATCCTCGGGGTCTTCGTCGGCGCCTGGGCGGAGAAATTCTCGCTCGAAGCGGCGCGCATGAACGCCACGCTGATGCAATTGCTGGCCGGCGGAAAAATCCGCCCGCACATCGATCGCATCCTCCCTTTGGAGGAGGCCGGCGAAGCCATGCGTGCCGTGGCCAACCGAACGGTTCAGGGGCGAATTGTCCTCAAGATCAGGTAA
- a CDS encoding DUF3455 domain-containing protein — translation MSIKLAVPCLLLLAGPAAAADPLPDAIAAPGESVVLSVHAEGAQVYECKAGTDGKLAWAFREPIATLLSEGKTIGRHYAGPNWEHADGSAVAAKAAGNAPGTTAADIPWLKLEVTTHRGSGILTPVTTVQRINTHGGKLEGSCDKAGDFKSAPYSADYVFLKKG, via the coding sequence ATGTCGATCAAGCTTGCCGTCCCCTGCCTGTTGCTGCTCGCTGGACCGGCTGCGGCCGCCGACCCGCTCCCCGACGCCATCGCGGCGCCCGGCGAGAGCGTCGTGCTCAGCGTCCACGCCGAGGGCGCGCAGGTCTATGAGTGCAAGGCCGGCACCGACGGCAAGCTCGCCTGGGCTTTTCGCGAACCGATCGCCACCCTGCTGTCTGAGGGCAAGACGATCGGCCGTCACTATGCCGGACCGAACTGGGAGCATGCCGACGGCAGCGCCGTGGCCGCCAAGGCCGCCGGCAATGCCCCGGGTACCACCGCGGCCGACATTCCCTGGCTGAAGCTGGAAGTGACGACCCACCGGGGCAGCGGCATCCTCACGCCGGTTACGACGGTTCAGCGCATCAACACCCATGGCGGCAAGCTCGAGGGTTCTTGCGACAAGGCCGGCGATTTCAAAAGCGCGCCGTATTCGGCCGACTACGTCTTCCTGAAGAAGGGCTGA